In Melospiza georgiana isolate bMelGeo1 chromosome 15, bMelGeo1.pri, whole genome shotgun sequence, one genomic interval encodes:
- the DRD1 gene encoding LOW QUALITY PROTEIN: D(1A) dopamine receptor (The sequence of the model RefSeq protein was modified relative to this genomic sequence to represent the inferred CDS: deleted 2 bases in 1 codon), which produces MQCSCVGFVYKICYAIPKLKEEERRPCVPEQAESEVKGETMTWNDTTMDGEGLLVERDSSSFRILTGCFLSLLILSTLLGNTLVCAAVIRFRHLRSKVTNFFVISLAVSDLLVAVLVMPWKAVAEIAGFWPFGSFCNIWVAFDIMCSTASILNLCVISVDRYWAISSPFRYERKMTPKAAFIMISVAWTLSVLISFIPVQLNWHKATTTSFLDFNASLEGVTMDNCDSSLNRMYAISSSLISFYIPVAIMIVTYTRIYRIAQKQIRRISALERAAVHAKNCHNPGGNRSSMDCQQPESNFKMSFKRETKVLKTLSVIMGVFVCCWLPFFVLNCMIPFCEPTQPSKGAEAFCINSTTFDVFIWFGWANSSLNPIIYAFNADFRKAFSTLLGCYRLCPLAGNAIETVSINNNGAVVFSSQHEPKGSSPKESNLVYLIPHSIICPEEEPLKKEDEEGELSKTLEKMSPALSGILDYEADVSLEKINPITQNGQHKT; this is translated from the exons ATGCAGTGCTCCTGTGTTGGTTTTGTATATAAGATTTGCTATGCAATTCCAAAACTAAAAGAGGAGGAGAGACGGCCCTGCGTCCCAGAGCAAGCA GAATCAGAGGTGAAAG GAGAAACTATGACTTGGAACGACACCACTATGGACGGGGAAGGGCTGCTGGTGGAAAGGGACTCCTCTTCCTTTCGGATCCTCACGGGCTGCTTCCTCTCGCTGCTGATCCTCTCCACGCTGCTGGGGAACACGCTGGTCTGCGCAGCTGTCATTCGCTTTCGCCACCTCAGGTCCAAGGTCACCAACTTCTTTGTCATCTCCTTGGCCGTGTCAGATCTCTTAGTGGCAGTTTTGGTCATGCCTTGGAAAGCTGTGGCCGAGATCGCCGGTTTCTGGCCTTTTGGTTCATTTTGCAACATCTGGGTGGCCTTTGATATTATGTGCTCAACAGCCTCCATCTTAAACCTCTGTGTCATTAGTGTGGACAGATACTGGGCCATCTCCAGCCCGTTTAGGTACGAGAGGAAGATGACCCCCAAGGCAGCCTTCATCATGATCAGCGTGGCGTGGACTTTGTCCGTGCTGATCTCCTTCATCCCAGTGCAGCTCAACTGGCACAAGGCTACAACCACGAGCTTTTTGGACTTCAACGCCAGCTTAGAAGGTGTAACCATGGACAACTGTGATTCTAGCCTAAACAGGATGTATGCCATCTCCTCTTCTCTGATTAGCTTCTACATCCCCGTGGCCATCATGATAGTCACCTACACCAGGATATACCGGATTGCTCAGAAGCAAATCCGGCGCATCTCGGctctggagagagcagcagtgcaTGCCAAGAACTGCCACAACCCGGGTGGCAACAGGAGCAGCATGGACTGCCAGCAGCCAGAGAGCAACTTCAAAATGTCCTTCAAGAGGGAAACCAAGGTGTTAAAGACCCTCTCAGTGATCATGGGGGTGtttgtgtgctgctggttgCCATTTTTTGTGTTGAACTGCATGATTCCCTTCTGCGAGCCCACCCAGCCCTCCAAGGGGGCAGAGGCTTTCTGCATTAATTCCACCACCTTTGATGTTTTTATATGGTTTGGATGGGCCAATTCTTCCCTGAACCCCATCATCTATGCCTTCAACGCCGATTTCCGCAAGGCATTCTCCACCTTGCTGGGCTGCTACAGGCTCTGCCCCCTGGCTGGCAACGCCATCGAGACCGTCAGCATCAACAACAACGGGGCCGTGGTCTTCTCCAGCCAGCACGAGCCCAAAGGGTCCAGCCCCAAAGAGTCCAACCTGGTTTATCTGATCCCACACTCCATTATCTGCCCGGAAGAAGAACCTCTTAAAAAGGAAGACGAGGAGGGTGAACTGTCAAAGACCTTGGAGAAAATGTCTCCAGCACTGTCGGGTATCTTGGATTACGAAGCTGATGTTTCTTTGGAAAAGATCAATCCCATTACACAGAATGGGCAGCATAAAACCTGA